The following coding sequences are from one Paracoccus alcaliphilus window:
- a CDS encoding ketosteroid isomerase-related protein — MDSKALIAAYYEAFNAGQTDRMLEMLHDDVEHHVNEGDIRKGKDLFAQFNRHMTETYKENLTDMVIFANEAGDRAAAEFIVNGTYLKTDEGLPEANGQTYRLPAGAFFAIRDGKIARVTTYYNLTDWMAQVGA; from the coding sequence ATGGACAGCAAAGCCCTGATCGCCGCCTATTACGAGGCCTTCAACGCCGGGCAGACCGACCGGATGCTGGAGATGCTGCATGACGATGTCGAACATCACGTCAATGAGGGCGATATCCGCAAAGGCAAGGATCTGTTTGCCCAGTTCAACCGCCACATGACCGAGACCTATAAGGAAAACCTGACCGACATGGTGATCTTCGCCAATGAGGCGGGTGACCGGGCAGCGGCGGAATTCATCGTGAACGGGACCTATCTCAAGACCGACGAGGGGCTGCCCGAGGCGAATGGCCAGACCTATCGCCTGCCTGCCGGGGCGTTCTTTGCCATCCGCGACGGCAAGATCGCGCGGGTGACGACCTATTACAACCTGACCGACTGGATGGCTCAGGTCGGGGCATGA
- a CDS encoding GNAT family N-acetyltransferase: MSVTTRILTGDALTAALDDVARLRIAVFRDWPYLYDGDLEYERNYLTAYQSPGAVVVVAEGEGRIVGASTGAPMTDHADDFAAAFADRPEPLSQIFYCAESVLLPDWRGHGLGHAFFDARENHARALGLRYAAFCSVIRPADHPDRPADYRPLDGFWRKRGYEPLPGVIATFSWKDRGQPAQTAKQLQFWMREL; this comes from the coding sequence ATGAGCGTCACCACCCGCATCCTGACGGGCGATGCCCTGACCGCCGCACTGGATGATGTGGCGCGGCTGCGGATCGCGGTGTTTCGCGACTGGCCCTATCTCTATGACGGCGATCTGGAATACGAGCGCAACTATCTGACCGCCTATCAGTCGCCCGGCGCGGTTGTCGTGGTGGCCGAGGGCGAGGGGCGGATCGTCGGGGCCTCGACCGGGGCGCCGATGACCGATCACGCCGATGATTTCGCCGCCGCCTTTGCTGACCGCCCCGAGCCCCTGTCGCAGATCTTCTATTGCGCCGAATCGGTGCTGTTGCCGGACTGGCGCGGGCACGGGCTGGGTCACGCCTTTTTCGACGCGCGCGAAAACCATGCGCGCGCCCTGGGCCTGCGCTATGCCGCGTTTTGCAGCGTGATCCGCCCGGCGGATCATCCCGACCGGCCCGCGGATTATCGCCCGCTGGACGGGTTCTGGCGCAAGCGTGGATATGAGCCCCTGCCGGGCGTGATCGCGACGTTTTCATGGAAGGACAGGGGCCAGCCCGCCCAGACCGCCAAGCAATTGCAATTCTGGATGCGGGAGCTGTGA
- a CDS encoding carbon-nitrogen hydrolase family protein, whose amino-acid sequence MVRIAAAAYPIDWFDDFSQYQAKITRWVQDAEGADLLVFPEYGVMELASLGGREVAGDLEVSLHEVARHWDQVAALHQALARQHDCHILAASGPVFEGARPVNRAVLYGPDGLIGHQDKQIMTRFEREEWDVVGAPGLRVFDTVLGRIGILICYDSEFPLLGRVLAEAGVELVLVPSCTDTVAGFSRVRIGAMARALESQCVVVQAPTVGACDWMPALDENRGRAAIYGPPDGFWPETGIIAEGGMDQPGWVMAEIDVARIANSRRDGAVLPFAHWPESGRPGLI is encoded by the coding sequence ATGGTCAGGATCGCGGCGGCGGCCTATCCGATCGACTGGTTCGACGATTTCAGCCAGTATCAGGCCAAGATCACCCGCTGGGTTCAGGATGCCGAAGGGGCCGATCTGCTGGTCTTTCCCGAATATGGCGTGATGGAGCTTGCGTCTCTGGGCGGGCGCGAGGTTGCGGGTGATCTGGAGGTGTCGCTGCACGAGGTCGCGCGGCATTGGGACCAAGTGGCGGCGCTGCATCAGGCTTTGGCCCGGCAGCACGATTGCCATATCCTTGCCGCGTCTGGCCCGGTGTTCGAGGGCGCGCGTCCCGTTAATCGCGCGGTGCTGTACGGCCCGGATGGCCTGATCGGGCACCAGGACAAGCAGATCATGACCCGGTTCGAGCGCGAGGAATGGGATGTCGTCGGCGCGCCTGGTCTGCGGGTATTCGACACCGTGCTGGGGCGGATCGGCATCCTGATCTGCTATGACAGTGAATTTCCGCTGCTGGGCCGGGTGCTGGCCGAGGCCGGGGTGGAACTGGTGCTGGTGCCGTCCTGTACCGATACCGTCGCGGGGTTTTCGCGGGTGAGGATCGGCGCGATGGCCCGCGCGCTGGAAAGCCAATGCGTCGTGGTGCAGGCGCCGACGGTGGGGGCCTGCGACTGGATGCCTGCGCTGGATGAAAACCGGGGCCGGGCGGCGATTTATGGCCCGCCCGACGGGTTCTGGCCCGAAACCGGCATCATTGCCGAGGGCGGGATGGACCAGCCCGGCTGGGTCATGGCCGAGATCGACGTGGCCCGGATCGCCAACAGCCGCCGCGATGGTGCGGTGCTGCCCTTTGCCCATTGGCCCGAATCGGGAAGGCCGGGGCTGATCTGA
- a CDS encoding antibiotic biosynthesis monooxygenase family protein, translating into MYLAMNRFTVPLENAEEFEALWLNRDSQLKELPGFVEFHMLKGPEEDGNRLYASHTVWRSEDDFRNWTRSEQFRAAHQNAGDKRRLHVGAPRFEGFNAIQHIPA; encoded by the coding sequence ATGTATCTGGCGATGAACCGCTTTACCGTGCCGCTGGAAAATGCCGAGGAATTCGAGGCGCTGTGGCTGAACCGCGACAGCCAGCTGAAGGAACTGCCGGGCTTTGTCGAATTCCACATGCTGAAAGGCCCGGAAGAGGATGGCAACCGCCTTTACGCCTCGCACACGGTCTGGCGCAGCGAGGATGATTTCCGCAACTGGACCCGCAGCGAACAGTTCCGCGCCGCCCATCAGAACGCCGGGGACAAGCGCAGGCTGCATGTCGGCGCGCCGCGCTTCGAGGGCTTCAACGCGATCCAGCACATCCCTGCCTGA
- a CDS encoding sugar transferase, which translates to MQYVTKKAIAPSASRQRPDSQTDLRGIYALFGKRWVDIAGAVLLLVTFAPLILFMAVALRFQRGPVLFGHQRVGRDGHSFKCLKFRSMVPDAAERLQALLDSDAEARREWELTRKLVNDPRITPVGRFLRKTSLDELPQLLNVLRGDMSLVGPRPVPESELELYGPARDAYLSVRPGLTGLWQVSGRNDISYATRVAMDEDYARSFNLKTDLTILARTALVVLGATGK; encoded by the coding sequence ATGCAGTACGTCACGAAGAAGGCTATTGCGCCTTCAGCTTCCCGCCAGCGACCTGACAGCCAGACCGATCTGCGCGGTATTTATGCCCTGTTCGGCAAACGTTGGGTGGATATCGCGGGCGCGGTGCTGCTGCTGGTCACCTTCGCGCCGCTGATTCTGTTCATGGCCGTCGCCCTGCGGTTCCAGCGGGGGCCGGTGCTGTTCGGGCATCAGCGTGTCGGACGCGACGGCCACAGCTTCAAATGCCTCAAGTTCCGCAGCATGGTGCCGGACGCCGCCGAACGCCTGCAGGCGCTGCTGGACAGCGATGCCGAAGCCCGGCGCGAATGGGAACTGACGCGCAAGCTGGTCAATGATCCCCGGATCACCCCTGTCGGGCGGTTCCTGCGCAAGACCAGCCTCGACGAGTTGCCGCAGCTGCTGAACGTGCTGCGCGGCGACATGAGCCTTGTCGGCCCCCGCCCCGTCCCCGAATCAGAACTGGAGCTGTATGGCCCGGCGCGTGACGCCTATCTGTCGGTCCGTCCCGGCCTGACCGGGCTGTGGCAGGTCAGCGGGCGCAACGATATCAGCTATGCCACCCGCGTCGCCATGGACGAGGATTACGCCCGCAGCTTCAACCTGAAAACCGACCTGACGATCCTCGCCCGCACGGCGCTGGTCGTGCTGGGGGCGACGGGGAAATAA
- a CDS encoding PIG-L deacetylase family protein, protein MVQFLSPTVESTVLSVFAHPDDAELSCFGLLAKLRESGWKIVMAIATRGENGADSQAWNRESEARASAALIGAEVVFGDFRDGSVPRSSDLIGWVDSLLETWRPALIVTHFAGEARLAHQDHVAVEAAVHIATRRAAWLPDLLLAEGVDAEPSFRPNWFADVTAQFDCKLRALATHESQAGKPYMRADFTRLRARRWELQFPSNDMSETAPRYWEAFVSARHVI, encoded by the coding sequence ATGGTGCAATTTTTGTCCCCCACGGTCGAATCGACTGTGCTGAGCGTGTTCGCGCATCCCGATGACGCCGAGCTTTCCTGTTTTGGTCTGCTGGCCAAGCTGCGGGAATCCGGGTGGAAAATCGTGATGGCCATCGCCACGCGGGGCGAGAATGGCGCCGACAGTCAGGCATGGAACCGCGAATCCGAGGCCCGCGCCAGCGCCGCCCTGATCGGTGCCGAGGTGGTTTTCGGCGATTTCAGGGATGGTTCGGTGCCAAGGTCCAGCGACCTGATCGGCTGGGTTGATTCCCTGCTGGAGACATGGCGACCGGCGCTGATCGTGACTCATTTCGCGGGAGAGGCCCGTCTGGCCCATCAGGATCATGTCGCGGTCGAGGCCGCCGTGCATATCGCCACCCGCCGCGCCGCATGGCTGCCCGATCTGCTGCTGGCCGAGGGCGTGGATGCCGAGCCCTCATTCCGGCCCAACTGGTTTGCCGACGTGACCGCCCAATTCGACTGCAAGCTGCGCGCGCTGGCGACGCATGAATCGCAGGCCGGAAAGCCCTATATGCGGGCCGATTTCACCCGGCTGCGGGCGCGCCGCTGGGAATTGCAGTTCCCCTCGAATGACATGTCCGAAACCGCGCCGCGATATTGGGAGGCCTTCGTTTCCGCCCGCCATGTGATCTGA
- a CDS encoding O-antigen ligase family protein, protein MAASVAYAAPGPGVGQRAFWRGWDLAIVFLALMLAGDTLNRWGISAPAWMLVYGLAFLRILSVWPAFWQVLVRNRVCIAYPLVALVSVLWSFDRPATVAGGIQLLMSAFIAMFAGWRYAPRQLMLIALGALGLGVMASAVNWATLVFGGPLYSAVGGLLGIYTNKNMLGHYGLMVVLLAVSVTLMPPPEAPRPLRLLTPLVAGIAAFMVVLSLSMTSVVLMPCYVMLLFLLNRRRMPVLLRFAMVAGVVLLAGSVPLLLGLLGLDPFTLLLDATGKDATLTGRTELWAIAAENIAQAPLFGHGYQAFWSSSQFAAQHFAVLRAGATAPSFHNFIADVMIGNGLIGLIAMLAMILRRLSLAFGFWRRDGSAVAVAALVTLLLPVTLAMVEPYFYRQHEVMTMWVIMMGVSILHHFLPRTTR, encoded by the coding sequence ATGGCCGCATCGGTCGCATATGCCGCGCCGGGGCCGGGCGTCGGGCAGCGGGCTTTCTGGCGGGGCTGGGATCTGGCCATCGTGTTTCTGGCGCTGATGCTGGCGGGGGATACGCTGAACCGCTGGGGGATCTCGGCCCCGGCATGGATGCTGGTTTATGGACTGGCCTTTCTGCGCATCCTGTCGGTCTGGCCCGCCTTCTGGCAGGTGCTGGTCAGGAACCGGGTCTGCATTGCCTATCCGCTGGTGGCGCTGGTCTCGGTCCTGTGGTCTTTCGACCGGCCCGCGACGGTGGCGGGCGGCATCCAGCTGCTGATGAGCGCCTTCATCGCCATGTTCGCCGGATGGCGCTATGCGCCGCGGCAGCTGATGCTGATCGCGCTGGGGGCACTGGGGCTGGGGGTGATGGCCTCGGCGGTGAACTGGGCGACGCTGGTCTTTGGAGGTCCGCTCTACAGTGCGGTGGGCGGGCTTCTGGGCATCTATACCAACAAGAACATGCTGGGCCATTACGGGCTGATGGTGGTGCTGCTGGCGGTCAGCGTGACGCTGATGCCGCCGCCCGAGGCCCCGCGCCCGCTGCGCTTGCTGACCCCGCTGGTCGCGGGTATCGCCGCATTCATGGTGGTGCTGTCGCTGTCGATGACGTCGGTCGTGCTGATGCCATGCTATGTCATGCTGCTGTTCTTGCTGAACCGGCGGCGGATGCCGGTGCTGCTGCGTTTCGCGATGGTGGCGGGCGTGGTCCTGCTGGCCGGTTCCGTGCCGCTGTTGCTGGGCCTGCTGGGGCTGGACCCGTTCACCTTGCTGCTGGATGCGACCGGCAAGGACGCGACGCTGACCGGCCGGACCGAGCTGTGGGCCATCGCGGCGGAAAACATCGCGCAGGCACCGCTGTTCGGGCATGGCTATCAGGCGTTCTGGTCCAGCAGCCAGTTCGCCGCCCAGCATTTCGCCGTATTGCGGGCGGGGGCGACGGCGCCGTCGTTTCACAATTTCATCGCCGATGTGATGATCGGCAACGGGCTGATCGGACTGATCGCCATGCTGGCGATGATCCTGCGCAGGCTGTCGCTGGCCTTCGGCTTCTGGCGGCGCGACGGATCGGCGGTGGCGGTGGCCGCGCTGGTCACCCTGTTGCTGCCGGTCACGCTGGCGATGGTCGAGCCCTATTTCTATCGCCAGCACGAGGTGATGACGATGTGGGTCATCATGATGGGCGTCAGCATCCTGCACCATTTCCTCCCAAGGACCACGAGATGA
- a CDS encoding sulfotransferase family 2 domain-containing protein: MRELPPFARFRQRSRLYGGRLLRSATMRTPRHACVFMHVPKCGGTSVSEALYATVPVHLKIGILDSPSIRRALAIRNCDRDDLTYHDEGPHVAAISRFRETLVLMHMAHQATLIHGHFLFSDIAWRHFGDRYRFVSILRDPVARTISNYRMDRRTGVFTGDFDAFLDSAEGRLKALHMLRYFSGMATVAPDEESQALELARRNMGRFALLGFLEDLKGFADGYAALFGVRPWIPHYNAAEERPFDITPDQRDRLHALCAPDIALFEQARQTAPQLLAQALQERTA; the protein is encoded by the coding sequence ATGAGAGAGCTTCCCCCCTTTGCCCGTTTCCGGCAGCGGTCGCGCCTTTATGGCGGGCGGCTGCTGCGCAGCGCGACGATGCGGACCCCGCGCCATGCCTGCGTCTTCATGCATGTGCCCAAATGCGGCGGCACCTCGGTTTCCGAGGCGCTTTATGCGACCGTGCCGGTGCATCTGAAGATCGGCATCCTCGATTCGCCCTCGATCCGGCGGGCGCTGGCGATCCGGAACTGCGACCGCGACGATCTGACCTATCACGACGAAGGCCCGCATGTGGCCGCGATCAGCCGGTTCCGCGAAACGCTGGTGCTGATGCATATGGCGCATCAGGCGACGCTGATTCACGGGCATTTCCTGTTTTCGGACATTGCGTGGCGGCATTTCGGTGACCGTTATCGTTTCGTGTCGATCCTGCGCGATCCGGTGGCGCGGACCATCTCGAACTATCGCATGGATCGGCGCACGGGCGTCTTTACCGGCGATTTCGACGCCTTTCTGGACAGCGCCGAGGGGCGGCTGAAGGCGCTGCACATGCTGCGCTATTTCAGCGGCATGGCCACGGTCGCGCCCGATGAGGAGTCGCAGGCGCTGGAACTGGCGCGGCGCAATATGGGGCGTTTTGCGCTGCTGGGCTTTCTGGAGGATCTGAAGGGCTTTGCCGACGGCTATGCCGCGCTGTTCGGCGTCAGGCCGTGGATCCCGCATTACAACGCCGCCGAGGAACGCCCCTTCGACATCACCCCCGATCAGCGCGACCGGCTGCACGCGCTTTGCGCCCCCGATATCGCCCTGTTCGAACAGGCGCGGCAAACCGCCCCGCAACTTCTGGCGCAGGCCCTGCAAGAGAGGACCGCATGA
- a CDS encoding GumC family protein — translation MTHDSGQWRNETVPDVDLGSTLRATVGGLRRQWRLIAGLVLALLVLVLIYLQMAVPQYTARAALIVDPRISNSVNGPEAPTLLLSDALVVDSEIEVLSSRVVTSRVAENLGLFDAPDEEVTPGPLSRLRAIFASDETPILQGEDAEAARRETIRQKMMRGFEIRRAGGTYAIQIAFTDEDPVLASRAVNALIDEYFVAASDASLSDTRRISGWLEQRVAVLADEVKDADHAVASYRRENNLFVMRDDRLPSEAELSAANDRMIALRSRLIDLQTTEERITLILSSDSVAPLLDGTLGGEVASPALRDMQTRFSRLLAEGAELTGRWGEDSDIVARNRLDQSQLRDLMLDEVGQIAERVRSQIGAVRQQIIATESQIGELRDKASADAEKSIRLQELEREVEAKRSQYETMLGQMVLATQNETFQRAPARIIARAVPPDEKSKPAGKRLLVLSVFSGLVLGAGIAFLREVTDNRLRLVSDLRQGLGLRWLGVLPRQGTDPAPHLRDLTAELQRRRPPRSSGGRAGRTAGADAGGAGSGGGAEPWRQCPGPARAAARQPVRSGAGRCRRGPAHGDLCHRRRRAAGSVAPQRGCAGGFHAGFAPGFRSCDPAAATAGKPCRDRTGRAAGRLRRAGGSLGAGDPARSGPAIAGGRRDPTPAAGGGVCRSLDARIPPPQPLMRRISPVASDRYP, via the coding sequence ATGACCCACGATTCCGGCCAATGGCGCAACGAGACCGTGCCTGATGTCGATCTTGGCAGCACATTGCGCGCCACGGTCGGCGGGCTCAGGCGGCAATGGCGGCTGATCGCGGGGCTGGTGCTGGCGCTGCTGGTGCTGGTGCTGATCTATCTGCAAATGGCGGTGCCGCAATATACCGCGCGGGCGGCGCTGATCGTGGATCCGCGCATCTCGAACTCGGTCAATGGTCCCGAGGCCCCGACGCTGCTGCTGTCGGATGCGCTGGTGGTGGACAGCGAGATCGAGGTGCTGTCCTCGCGCGTGGTGACCAGCCGCGTGGCCGAAAACCTGGGCCTGTTCGACGCCCCGGACGAAGAGGTCACGCCCGGCCCGTTGTCGCGCCTGCGGGCGATCTTTGCCAGCGACGAGACGCCGATCCTGCAGGGCGAGGATGCCGAGGCCGCCCGCCGCGAAACCATCCGCCAGAAGATGATGCGCGGGTTCGAGATCAGGCGCGCGGGCGGCACCTATGCCATCCAGATCGCCTTTACCGACGAGGATCCGGTTCTTGCCAGTCGCGCGGTGAATGCGCTGATTGACGAATATTTCGTCGCGGCCTCGGATGCGTCGCTGTCGGATACGCGCCGCATCAGCGGATGGCTGGAACAGCGCGTCGCGGTGCTGGCCGATGAGGTCAAGGACGCCGATCACGCGGTGGCCAGTTACCGGCGTGAAAACAACCTGTTCGTGATGCGCGACGACCGTCTGCCCTCCGAGGCCGAGCTGTCCGCCGCCAATGACCGGATGATTGCGCTGCGGTCCCGGCTGATCGACCTGCAAACGACCGAGGAACGGATCACGCTGATTCTCAGTTCGGATTCCGTGGCGCCGCTGCTGGATGGTACTTTGGGAGGAGAGGTCGCCAGCCCCGCCCTGCGTGACATGCAGACCCGCTTTTCGCGGCTGCTGGCAGAGGGCGCGGAACTGACCGGCCGCTGGGGCGAGGACAGCGATATCGTGGCGCGCAACCGGCTGGATCAAAGCCAGTTGCGCGATCTGATGCTGGACGAGGTCGGTCAGATCGCCGAACGGGTGCGCAGCCAGATCGGCGCGGTCCGCCAGCAGATCATCGCCACCGAAAGCCAGATCGGCGAGTTGCGCGACAAGGCCAGCGCCGATGCCGAGAAATCCATCCGCCTGCAAGAGCTGGAACGCGAGGTCGAGGCCAAGCGCAGCCAATACGAGACGATGCTGGGCCAGATGGTGCTGGCGACCCAGAACGAAACCTTCCAGCGCGCCCCCGCCCGTATCATCGCCCGCGCCGTGCCGCCCGACGAAAAGTCAAAGCCGGCGGGCAAGCGGCTGCTGGTGCTCAGCGTGTTTTCGGGGCTGGTGCTGGGCGCGGGCATCGCCTTTCTGCGCGAGGTGACCGACAACCGCCTGCGCCTCGTGTCCGATCTGCGGCAGGGGCTGGGTCTGCGCTGGCTGGGGGTGCTGCCGCGGCAAGGCACCGATCCCGCGCCGCATCTGCGCGATCTGACCGCAGAATTGCAGCGCCGCCGCCCGCCACGATCATCAGGCGGGCGCGCTGGCAGGACCGCTGGCGCAGATGCTGGCGGCGCAGGATCGGGTGGCGGTGCTGAGCCTTGGCGGCAATGTCCCGGGCCTGCCCGCGCCGCAGCCCGTCAGCCTGTCCGGTCAGGGGCTGGGCGATGTCGTCGCGGGCCAGCCCATGGTGATCTCTGCCACCGCCGCCGAAGGGCTGCCGGTTCTGTCGCGCCGCAACGCGGCTGCGCTGGCGGATTTCATGCAGGCTTTGCGCCGGGATTTCGATCATGTGATCCTGCTGCTGCCACCGCTGGAAAACCATGTAGAGACCGAACTGGCCGCGCCGCTGGTCGATTGCGCCGTGCTGGTGGTTCCCTGGGGGCAGGTGACCCTGCCCGATCTGGCCCAGCCATTGCAGGAGGCCGACGCGATCCGACCCCGGCTGCTGGGGGCGGTGTTTGCCGTTCCCTCGATGCGCGAATTCCGCCGCCACAACCCCTGATGCGGCGGATCAGCCCCGTCGCATCAGATAGATATCCATGA
- the cobF gene encoding precorrin-6A synthase (deacetylating) translates to MIELTLIGIGTGNPGHVTLQAIQAMRAADLVLIPLKGADKADLAGLRRHICRSHLQGCATRIVEFDLPVRDADDPDYRRGVNLWHDRIAEAWQTAITAHLPEASGRVALLVWGDPSLYDSSLRIAERLATRLAVTTRVIPGITAIQALCAAHAIPLNLVAEPVQITTGRRLADHGWPEGADTVVVMLDGGCAFQTLPPEGIRIWWGAFLGMAEEITCAGPLADAGPRIIGMRQTARARHGWIMDIYLMRRG, encoded by the coding sequence ATGATCGAGCTGACGCTGATCGGGATCGGCACCGGCAATCCCGGCCATGTGACGCTGCAAGCCATTCAGGCGATGCGCGCGGCCGATCTGGTCCTGATCCCGCTGAAGGGCGCGGACAAGGCCGATCTGGCCGGGCTGCGGCGGCATATCTGCCGGTCGCATCTGCAAGGCTGTGCGACCCGGATCGTCGAATTCGACCTGCCGGTGCGCGACGCGGACGACCCCGATTACCGGCGCGGCGTCAATCTGTGGCACGACCGGATCGCCGAGGCGTGGCAGACGGCGATCACGGCGCATCTGCCGGAAGCTTCGGGCCGCGTCGCGCTGCTGGTCTGGGGTGATCCGTCGCTTTATGACAGCAGCCTGCGCATCGCGGAACGGCTGGCGACGCGGCTGGCGGTGACCACCCGCGTCATTCCGGGCATCACCGCGATACAGGCGCTGTGCGCGGCCCATGCCATTCCGCTGAACCTCGTGGCCGAGCCGGTGCAGATCACCACCGGACGCAGGCTGGCCGATCATGGCTGGCCCGAGGGTGCCGACACCGTCGTCGTCATGCTGGACGGCGGCTGCGCATTCCAGACCCTGCCGCCCGAGGGCATCCGCATCTGGTGGGGCGCCTTTCTGGGCATGGCCGAGGAAATCACCTGCGCCGGGCCGCTGGCGGATGCCGGGCCGCGCATCATCGGGATGCGCCAGACCGCCCGCGCCCGGCATGGCTGGATCATGGATATCTATCTGATGCGACGGGGCTGA
- a CDS encoding cobyrinate a,c-diamide synthase translates to MTAPGLMISAPSSGTGKTMLMLGLLTALRARGLVVQPFKSGPDYIDPAFHLAASGRASFNLDTWAMGAGQIAAHTGGQEPADLVLAEGSMGLFDGVARPGACGIGSSAEIAVMAGWPVVLVLDVSGQAQSAAATARGFATLRPDLPFAGVVLNRVASPRHEALIREGMAQAGIRVLGVLPRQGNIELPERHLGLVQAEETPHLQQLLTHAGDFIATHCDLDAIIAAAASRPLPDALPHQPVPPPGMRIALARDAAFSFAYPHLIAEWRRQGATILPFSPLADQAPDDSADCCWLPGGYPELHAGRLAAASRFRDGLRRFVRTRPVHGECGGYMALGAGLVDADGTRHQMAGLLGLETSYHKRRMHLGYRLARLGADLPGLPAGSLLRGHEFHYATILSQPDQPLARVEDANGAEVPETGSIRDGKGGGRVSGTFFHLIARGSDDGGQP, encoded by the coding sequence ATGACAGCACCCGGCCTGATGATCTCGGCCCCGTCCTCGGGGACCGGCAAGACCATGCTGATGCTGGGTCTGCTGACGGCCCTGCGCGCGCGCGGGCTGGTGGTGCAGCCGTTCAAGTCCGGCCCCGACTATATCGACCCGGCCTTTCATCTGGCGGCCTCGGGGCGGGCCTCATTCAATCTGGACACCTGGGCGATGGGTGCAGGCCAGATCGCGGCCCATACCGGCGGTCAGGAACCGGCGGATCTGGTGCTGGCCGAGGGCTCGATGGGCCTGTTCGACGGCGTGGCGCGTCCCGGGGCCTGCGGCATCGGCTCCAGCGCCGAAATCGCGGTGATGGCGGGCTGGCCGGTGGTGCTGGTGCTGGATGTCTCGGGTCAGGCGCAATCGGCGGCAGCGACCGCGCGGGGCTTTGCCACGCTGCGGCCCGACCTGCCCTTTGCCGGGGTGGTGCTGAACCGCGTGGCCTCGCCCCGGCACGAGGCGCTGATCCGCGAAGGCATGGCGCAGGCCGGAATCCGGGTGCTGGGCGTGCTGCCCCGGCAGGGCAATATCGAACTGCCCGAGCGGCATCTGGGTCTGGTGCAGGCCGAGGAAACCCCGCATCTGCAACAGCTTCTGACCCATGCGGGCGATTTCATCGCCACCCATTGCGATCTGGACGCCATCATCGCCGCCGCCGCCAGCCGTCCCCTGCCCGACGCCCTGCCGCATCAGCCGGTGCCGCCCCCCGGCATGCGGATCGCGCTGGCCCGGGACGCGGCCTTCAGCTTTGCCTATCCACATCTGATCGCGGAATGGCGGCGGCAGGGGGCCACGATCCTGCCCTTTTCGCCGTTGGCCGATCAGGCCCCCGATGACAGCGCCGATTGCTGCTGGCTGCCCGGCGGCTATCCCGAGCTTCACGCCGGGCGGCTGGCCGCCGCATCGCGGTTCCGCGACGGGCTGCGGCGCTTTGTCCGCACCCGTCCGGTGCATGGCGAATGCGGCGGCTATATGGCGCTGGGGGCCGGTCTGGTCGATGCGGACGGAACGCGCCACCAGATGGCCGGGCTACTGGGACTTGAGACCAGCTATCACAAGCGGCGGATGCATCTGGGCTATCGTCTGGCGCGGCTGGGGGCGGACCTGCCCGGCCTGCCTGCGGGCAGCCTGCTGCGCGGGCACGAATTCCACTATGCCACGATCCTGTCGCAGCCCGACCAGCCGCTGGCCCGGGTCGAGGATGCCAATGGCGCCGAGGTGCCCGAGACCGGCTCGATCCGCGACGGCAAGGGCGGCGGGCGGGTCAGCGGCACCTTCTTTCATCTGATCGCGCGGGGATCGGATGATGGGGGCCAGCCATGA